The Plasmodium chabaudi chabaudi strain AS genome assembly, chromosome: 14 genome contains the following window.
GTCgtgaattattttatgtgtgtgataaaattttgaaggcaataaaaattagagcgaaaaaaatatactataATATAGTTTATCTTTCATcatacaaaaaaacataaattaaagaaataaatttatattcatttttatttatatattaaattttatacaaaattagaAAGAGAATTTTTTCcctattttcattatgtGGTATAATAAAAGGGGGAATAATCAATTTCTATAttcatacaattttttaatatgacCTTATATTaacactttttttttccccactaatcaataaaaataatatatctatatatatattttatattaaaactttttttttttaataataatgagtATATGGGCATTTTGGGAAACATGATAATATTGTACATTCTTTTAaactaatttatatatgaatatataaatataattacataCATACAAGTGTGGGGGTATGTAAATTGATTTATACAACAAAATACACACACACATgtacttatatttattacctGACCggcaataataaaataaaaaatgggtaagcaaaaaataattgatgCCAGAAAGGCATACTATGAAGGGGATATTGAAAAGTCCAAAGAAGTTCATAATCATTATCATAGTCTAGATAAACATGCTGAAAATCATAGTCTTGATAAAgatcatttaaaaacaataatatttggAAGTTTAGATGGAataattacaatttttgcAATTGTTTCCGGTTGTGTGGGTGCTAATATAACACCTGCACAAGTCATAATTATTGGTGTTGGTAATTTATTTGCAAATGCAATTTCTATGGGTTTTAGTGAATATACTAGTTCAACAGCCCAAATAGATTTTATGGCAGCAGAAAGACAAAGAGAAGAATGGGAAATAGAAAATTGTCCAACAGAAGAAAAACAAGAAATGAtcgatatttatattaataaatataaatttgataGTAAGGatgcaaaaaatttagTAGAGATCACttttagaaataaaaatttttttttagaacATATGATGTCAGAAGAATTAGGTCTTATATTAACTAATGAAGATAAAACTGAAGCATTCAAAAAGGGaattttaatgtttttaagtttttgtttttttggtATGATACCATTATTTTCCTATGtactttataatttgttttttagtGCAGCAAATTACACAGCCTCTTTTGCCgttgtttttatatcaaCCCTCATCACGTTGTTCATTTTGGGACTATTCAAGGTAAGTTTTTCAAGACATGAGTTTATTTCCCCATTATCTGTTCGCTATTATGTTCGCTATTCTGTTCGCTATTCTGCCCACTATTCTGCTCACTACATTTTTTGCTACGTTTTTTTGTGCAGTCCCAGTTTACCACTCAAAAGCCAATTGTGTGCGCCCTTAGTATGGTCCTAAACGGGTCGATTGCTGGAATgcttccatttttatttggtgTTTTGCTTAAGACAAACACAGCAGATTAAGAATATAAGAGAGTGTGTTCGACACTTGCCAATTACATTACATAaaactttatatatatacacacattTGTAATTGCATATGCAGATAAATGCCGAGCTAATTGAAAAACGGcgcaaaaaataatgcgTCTTTAACATTTTCGTTActaacttttttaaaaattatctcattttatgtatttcagttctttattttttaccctaatatttttaatgattttgttttatcaaaatgGCGTATGAACatgcataataaatatacacttatttttataacacaATTAATAAGTTCATCGCGTATTTACGTTTACATCATACTTACACTGCATCATACTTACACTGCATCATACTTACACTGCATCATACTTACACTGCATCATACTTACACGATGTTTGCATAACATTTTGGCGTGTGCCtattttaaagaaatatgccaatgattatttaattaactctataaatttattttcccttaaaatttttctataaattttgttctactcttaaaaataatttacattaaaaaggagacaaaaataaattaccCAAAAGAGAGTgtatattgtattttttttgtataaatggaaaaaaaaaattatgttcatattttacgagaaaatattaatacacAGTTTATTGACAAGCTacttaaattaaaaaaatgtataataatacatggaggcaattttaaaatttattacaaatttataaattcttaataaataaaataatatgccattatttatacaaaataggattttgatatattcaagaaaattgtaaaataaatggagTGACgttgcaattttttttttaattatagtttatgctatttttttgtattataaaaaaagtacaTTTTCGTAAAAGGGGGAAATACTCTTTCTACATacgaaaatttattatcagAATAAGCTTacaaatatgttttatatatatactaggtttatagttttttatttttatttttaatttctatatattaaactgttttatttcattttttccattttttgttttgtttcCCCTTATCCGTAACCTGGTTGTTCCATCCTGCATATAAAGCTTGcccatattttatcatttctttttcgcaattttgtttttacaattttttcgTGTTTTCCACCTTTAAGCGTCTTTAAAGAAGGGCACCAGTTTGAGCATGTACTAAATGAGTATGCATGGTGTGactatctttttttttcctgaCAGgtcataatataataagcCCTTCattctaataataattattttgttttttcccatgcctttaaatatagaataatggaagaaaaaaatgaggGGGTAATAAAAAGCGGAGCATATAGAAATTTAATTAGTGGATCATTCTTACATTGCCTAGAAACAGCAACTTTAGGTTTACCTTTAGAAGTTTGGAAAACACGAATGTGTATTTATCGAACTGAGAATACAATTAGTTCATTtgcaaatatttataataaaggGATTGGACAATTTTATGGAGGGTTTTATGCTAAATTGGTAGAAAGTAGTACTAAGGGTgcagtattattattatcaaaagagagagtaataaaaattttgaatgaTTTAAATGTTAATAGCACCATTAGTGGATTTGTAGGTGGAGCTTGTGGTGGTATATGTCAATCACTAGTTATGACACCatgtacattttttataacagcaagtattgataaaaatattaattataaagaaaaactTATATCCATTTTCAAACACTCTGGTATTTCAACATTATATAAAGGAAACTCTGCTATGTGTTTAAGACAAGGAACAAATTGGGCTAGTAGGCAAGGAATTACCGAATGGGTAcgaaatatgtatattaatagaaagcaaaaaaaaatggaaaaagaGTATAACAATGTagaaaatgtaataaaagGGAGTGGGAAAACACCAGGaagtattaaaatttgtgaTATATCAAATCCAAATAAATTGAAtcaagataaaaaaaataataatgaattaaataCAAGTGAAGAAATCATTTGTGGTATTATAGGTGGGTCATTATCAGTATGGAATAATCCATTTGATGTTATCCGAGTttatatgcaaaataatgcaaataaaaatattaatctAAGTTTTACTCaatcatttataaatttatataaagaaggtggaatattatatttatacaaagGTGTCATACCCCGTTGTTTTCTTTGTATTTGGCAAACCTTATTTATGGTGACTggcattaaaatattaaataattatttttagttttatttttgaccTTAATTGCGCCCTGCTTTGTACAGGCTACACAAATGTGTGTAATATATGCCTTGGATaggctatttttttttcatttcttttatgattatatttgtatttactTTAAAACACgtgtatttaattttattgcGTTACAACATCATAACGCCATAGAGTTTTAGAGCATGAAAAAACTttaaacacaaaaaaagatTCGCAAAATAGTGCACATTAAATGCGaattttaacaatttttaattatgtcgttatactttttaattttatatttataattttatttttttactttttattgCACTGGGGAAGCGGAAAAAGGCGATAAGGGCTACGCCCCCCTTTGCTTCTTCATATTTTGAGACACTTAAAAGTGATGGTAGCCTATGATTTATAAGACTTCAAggatatctttattttttttatcgcCCTCATTGGGtgtgttaaaaaaatttttcatttcgaaaaatctttttcttttaatttgataagcaattttttttaataggCTAAAATGTTTGTTATCCCGTTCTGCATAAATATCTTTAATAGGTGGTccagttttttttttttgaatataaagTTGATAATTATCTTGTTCCTTTAAAAGGTTTTTATCAACAGGTTCAGGCATTGCACACCCAGATATTTTAGAAATTCTTACACATTCACCATTCATCATGTATCTTCTTTTTACAACCGTtggttttttattaactgGATCTAATAAAGAGACATTAGTAATATGTATTGGCATTTCTTGTGTAATTATACTTCCTTTTCTATTTGTGACATTCCATGCTGATCTTTTCATATTACATCCATCAACTATTACTGTATTTCTTTTAGGATTAATACTTAGTATTAATCCTTCTTTATCTTTATCTGGGCCATATAAAACTTTTACTAAATCACCAActtgtatatttaaataataagaaaGATTTATTCTCTTTGGCTGATTTTGTTCTCTTAAAGGATATGGGATACTTAATTCTTTACTTAACTCTAAAAAATCGTATTTATGGTATTTCCTTTTCCTTTTATCAAGTCTCTTTGCTTGcatgaaatatttaatatatcttgacatttttataaacaataataaaagaaatgaaaTTCCCAATCCGTTTTTCTCCCTTCCTTTCCTTTAATTTTTAGTTAATCTTTCTCTTTCACctcaataaaaaaacattttcattttgtttgtcatttatttttgtagattatgtaatttatgtttttatcaatctaaaaaaatgtgaaaagcaaaaattaaatgaaatatatccaatattttttttttttttaattttttttttattattgcaTCAAATCTTATTATATCCGTATGCCCATATGCATGCCTTTTTCCCATTTATAGATTTGTCAATAAACATtataactatatatatatttttttttaattttaaattagaaaatattttgaatatacaGTTTGATTTCTCCgctttttcttttacattattttgttcatcaAGCTAGTAATTGTATAtgttctatatttttaatttttttattttttaactttgttgttatatttattgttatttttaataaagtaAAATTGGAATAGATATAGTATTGTCCAACTTGATGAGCAATagtattttacaaaaatcgAAACAATACGTTaaggaatatatttatactacAAACAGTAGAGGATGTGAAGATTTTTCTCCATAAGAGAGTTCAAAAAAGAGCGACCACACAATTATGAATGATCTACTATATACTACTACATATGtttattacaaatataaattaattgataaaattgttaatcttatttaattttggtGATCAGTTTTTATTTGTCCCATTGGGCATTCAATAGCTTGCC
Protein-coding sequences here:
- a CDS encoding vacuolar iron transporter, putative, which encodes MGKQKIIDARKAYYEGDIEKSKEVHNHYHSLDKHAENHSLDKDHLKTIIFGSLDGIITIFAIVSGCVGANITPAQVIIIGVGNLFANAISMGFSEYTSSTAQIDFMAAERQREEWEIENCPTEEKQEMIDIYINKYKFDSKDAKNLVEITFRNKNFFLEHMMSEELGLILTNEDKTEAFKKGILMFLSFCFFGMIPLFSYVLYNLFFSAANYTASFAVVFISTLITLFILGLFKSQFTTQKPIVCALSMVLNGSIAGMLPFLFGVLLKTNTAD
- a CDS encoding citrate/oxoglutarate carrier protein, putative — its product is MEEKNEGVIKSGAYRNLISGSFLHCLETATLGLPLEVWKTRMCIYRTENTISSFANIYNKGIGQFYGGFYAKLVESSTKGAVLLLSKERVIKILNDLNVNSTISGFVGGACGGICQSLVMTPCTFFITASIDKNINYKEKLISIFKHSGISTLYKGNSAMCLRQGTNWASRQGITEWVRNMYINRKQKKMEKEYNNVENVIKGSGKTPGSIKICDISNPNKLNQDKKNNNELNTSEEIICGIIGGSLSVWNNPFDVIRVYMQNNANKNINLSFTQSFINLYKEGGILYLYKGVIPRCFLCIWQTLFMVTGIKILNNYF
- a CDS encoding 50S ribosomal protein L24, putative, whose product is MSRYIKYFMQAKRLDKRKRKYHKYDFLELSKELSIPYPLREQNQPKRINLSYYLNIQVGDLVKVLYGPDKDKEGLILSINPKRNTVIVDGCNMKRSAWNVTNRKGSIITQEMPIHITNVSLLDPVNKKPTVVKRRYMMNGECVRISKISGCAMPEPVDKNLLKEQDNYQLYIQKKKTGPPIKDIYAERDNKHFSLLKKIAYQIKRKRFFEMKNFFNTPNEGDKKNKDILEVL